GCTCACGGTTGAAAATTGCACTGTTATATTCAATGTTGCCATAAAGAACATCACTGTGTTCATTATGATAAAACTGGAAGCGAAGGTCTCCTTTGCTGATGTCCAGGGAAGCTGTTTCTGCAACAACTTCCAGTCCATGCATCTCTAGCTGTTTTTCATCATTGAGCCGTACATTCTGTAATATCACCACCACATCCGACAATGGTGACCGGCTCAGATCTCCACCAAGGCCCAGCTCTTCCACCAACATATCAAACGGGTAAACCTGGTGATCAAAACCTGACAAGGTCGTATCCCGCACAGAAGACAACAACTGTTTAAAACCGGTGTTGCCATTTACTTCATTTCTCAGCGCCAGCGTGTTCAGGTAATAACCTATCTGGTCTTCAAGGTCAGGATGGTGACGGCCAGCAACAGGGCTGCTAATGATCAGGTCTGACTGCCCGCTGTAGCGGTACAGCAAGACATTTACCAATGACAGCACACCCATAAACAGGGTAGCATCCTGGCCATGCAGCAGCTCCTGATAGCTTTTGCCCGAAGCTGTGTCAAACCGGAAGCTCACATGTCCTCCATGGTGCGCCTGCACCTGTGGACGGCTGTGATCTGCAGGCAGCTCCAGCAAGGGCAGCTCTCCGGACAAACGAGACAACCAGTAATCACGGTGGGTAGCCAGCTGATCACCGCTTAGCGCAATTTGCTGCCATACCGCGTAGTCTTTATATTGCAGGGGCAGTACACTCATCGATAGTGAATGGCCAGCCGTATGATGATTATAGACTTTTACCAGCTCCCGAACCATCACCTGCATGGACCATTCATCGGAGATGATATGATGCATTGACCAGGCCAGCAGCCATTCTGTGGCAGAAAGCCGCAGCAATGCCACCCGCAGCAACGGACCACTCTTCAAATCAAAACCGGCGTTGATAAAATCGCGGATATAGTCCTGTGCAGACTCCTCAGGTGAAGGTAATACACTAAAATCCCGGGTACTCCAGTAACCATCAGCGGCTGCAGCTAATATGCGCTGACGCGGCACACCATCCCGCAGCACAAAAACAGTACGAAGGATCTCATGACGATCCGACAGCTGGCGGAAGGAAGCCTCCAGCGCAGCAATATCCACTGCGCCATGCAGACGATACACCACAGGAATATTATAAGTAGCGCCATGGCCATGTAACTGATCCTGCACCCACAACCGCTGCTGGGAATGCGACAATGGGTAATCAGCCATGACATCAGCTAATGGAATGGGCTGATATTCCTCCTTTCTTATATCTTTCAGATATGTTATGATAGCCTCCTTATTTCCCCTGATCTGCTCAAGAATAACCGGAGTTAAAATGCCAGCGGGAGCACTTAGTTTCAGCTGAGCATCCACCAGCTGAAGTTGAACTCCTTTCTTCCGGAGTTCATTTAATAATAATTCCATCTTCATAGAAATATTTCTTCTGCGTCACCTGATAAATCAGTAGTAACCGGGTTATTAATCCATAACAACATCTCGATCTTATCAGAAAACTGATAGAGCAGTGGGTTTATAAATATATCTTCCAGTTTAAGTTTTAGGGAGAGCTCTTTTAAAATCCGGGAGTTAACCTGTATTACCTTCAGAGAATTTCCACCTAATTCAAAAAAATTATCATCCAAACCTACACGCCCATTTCCCAGTACATCTTCCCATATGCGGGCCAGTGTCTGTTCTGTAGCTGTTTCCGGTGCACGGTAAATCTGTCGCAGTGCTTCCGGCGCCGGCAGTGATTTACGGTCTATCTTACCGTTACCCGTAAGTGGCAGCTGCTCCAGTTCCATGAAATAGGCAGGAATCATATATTGTGGCAACCGGGTTTGCAGCCAGGATCGTACAGATGCTGCCGATACTGCCTTATCGACCGTATAATAGGCTACCAGTGACTTTTCTGTTCCTTTATTGTATACAGTTACTATTGCCTGACGAAGTAAACCTGATGAAAGCAGGCTTTCTTCAATCTCTCCAAGCTCTATGCGATAACCGCTGATCTTTACCTGATTATCTTTACGACCATAGAATACTACTTCTCCATCAACAGTCCAGCTCGCGATATCTCCTGTCCGGTATAATTTACCCCGGCCATAAGGATGAGCGATGAAACGGTCCTGCGTCAGTAAGTCATTGTTCAGGTATCCTGCCGCGACTCCGTCTCCGGCTATACATAACTCTCCCGGCACTCCTACCGGTTGTAATTGCTGATGACCATCCAGTATATAGAGTTGGGTATTGGCCAACGGGCGGCCGATAAGATGAGATTGTTCCGTACTCGTTACCTCCAGTGCTGTAGAAAATATCGTGGTTTCTGTTGGACCATACATGTTCCATACACGGCCTGTAAGATGCAGCAGCTGCCGGATCAGGCCTTCTGTCATCGCTTCACCTCCGGAGATGACCTGCAGGCCCGCACGGCCCTTCCAGCCACTCTGCAACAACAGATTCCACATCCCGGGGGTTGCCTGCAGTATTGTGGCCTCACTACTGTTAAGTAAAGCACTCAGCTGGTCTGGCATGTTGCAAACATCATTACCTGCTAATATCAACCGGCAACCCATGGTCAGCGGGAGCAACAGCTCTACAACTGACATATCAAAAGTATAGGTCGTAATTGCCACCAAACGGTCGGCCATACTCACACCCAGTTTCTCTTTAATATAGCACAGTACATTTACGACTCCTTTATGCGGCACCAGTACTCCTTTCGGACGCCCGGTAGAACCGGAGGTATAGATGACATAAGCAATATCTTCCGGATGAATTTTAACGGCAACACCAGCTGCATTATAACCATTAAGCGTACTTTCTTCACTGAGGTTCAGTACAGCAACTCTTCCCTCATAGGAACTGGTGGTATTATCTGTAAGGATAAGCCGCAGCTGACTGTCTGCTATAATATATTCCAGCCTGTCTGCCGGATGCGTCGGGTCCAGTGGCACATAACCTGCTCCTGATTTCAGGATCCCCAGTATACCGATGACCAGGTATTCATTACGTGCGGTGCTGATACCTATCAATTCATTGTTTGTGATGCCATGAACACCCACCAACCTGTCTGCAAGCTGATTAGACAAACTATCCAGTTCCCGGAAAGAAAATGTTTTCCCCCCGCTGACAAGTGCTGTTTCATCAGGATGAAGGGATGCCTGTTGTACAAAACAGCTCACAAGATCCTGCCTGTTTAAATCCCAGGCTTTACTGGTTTCATTGAATACCTTCAGCAGCTGGACCTGCTCTGCTTCAGGAATATAATTAAGATGACCTATCGCCTTTTCCGGTGCCTGAAGGATTTCTTCCAGCAAACATTGCATATGAGTGGCCATACGCTCTATCCGTGCACGGCTATATATATCTGTATTATACTCGATATTCAGATTAAGTTCATTTCCCTGTTTCTCGAAATAAAAAGTAAGATCAAACTTGCTGACAACATCACCCAGTTGAATTCGTTCGGCCTCAATTCCATTAAAGGCAATATCCCCTGTACTATCCTGTCCGCCGCTATGCCATACCACCATTATTTCAAATACAGGAGACCGGCTCAGGTCGCGTTTCAAGCCCAATTCATCTACCAGCAGATCAAAAGGATACGCCTGATGGGTGAATCCTTTCATAGTTGTTTGCCTTGTTTGGCTGAGTACATTTACAAAACTATCTTCCGCAACAATTCTATTTCTGAACGCCAGTGTATTAACATAAAAGCCAATTTGTTCTTCCAGATCCGGATGTTCCCGACCGGCTACAGGTGTACCAATAATTACATCTGATTGCCCACTGTATCGGTACAGTAAAACATTAACGAGAGATATCACACCCATGAACAGGGTTGCCTGTTGTTCTTTCAGCAGTTGCTGGAACCTTGAACTCTGGCTTAAAGAAAATGAATGTCTGGAATAGGCCCCCTGATGTTTGAGCACCGCAGACCTTTTATAGTCAGTTGGCAGATCCAATACAGGTAGTTCTCCTTCGAAATGAGATAACCAATAACTTCTATGTTCCTTAAACTGTTCACCTGTTAATTCCTGTTGCTGCCAGGCAGCATAATCTTTATACTGTATGGTCAGTTCCGGCAACAAAATCTTTCTTCCTTCTACTATTGCATTATATGTCTGATTTATTTCCCGAACCATTACCTGCATAGACCATTCATCAGAAATAATATGATGTATAGCGCAAAGAAGTACAGATAGTGAATCGGTTATCCTGAAAACTACAACCCTGAATAGCGGGCCGTTTTCCAGGTCAAATTGCTTCATACTTATATCCCTGGCACTTTCCATCGCTAAACTTTCCGCATCCGGTGATGTGCGGAAATCATGGATCTCCAGGCTGGTATTGACATCCTGCTCTGACTGAATCCGCTGCCTGGGTTCTCCATCTCTTAATACAAACACAGTTCGCAGACTTTCATGACGTTCCACCAGATGACGGAATGCAACAGACAAAGCATTAACATCCAATAGTCCCTTCATCTTATAAAGAGTGGATATATTATATGCTACCGACTGTCCATTGAACTGACTCAATACCCATAATCGTTTCTGCGAATTGGATAATGCATAGCTTTCCATCAGTGGTACTTTAGGAATAGGCTGGTAGGCCTCTTTCTTTACCTCGCTGAGGTAGCTTATGATTTCCGCTTTATTGTTCCTGATCTCATCCAGATGAGCTGATGTCAATGTTCCCGATGGTGCATTAATCTTCACCTGGCCATCAACAAGCTGGATTTGCACACCTAGCTTACGAAGTTCATTCAGTAAAATTTGTAACTGCTTCATATAATGATTTCATCGATGTTATTTGATAAATCAGATTTTGTTGGTGTATTAATCCACATCAGTAATGCAACACGTTCTGTAAACTGTGCGAATACAGGGTTAATAAACAAATCTCTCAATTCCAGCTTAACGGAAAATTCCTTAAATACTCTGGAAATTACCTGTATTGCCTTTAAAGACTGGCCTCCGATCTCAAAAAAATCATCATTCATACTAACATTGGGGCGCTGAAGCACATTTTCCCAGAGGCGGGCCAAATCACGTTCTAATGGTGTTTCAGGGGCATGGTAGCTGTGAGGGCTGGATACAGGTGCGGGTAGTAACTTTCTGTTTATCTTGCCATTTGGTGTTAATGGTAACTGTGTCAACAACACGAAAAAAGATGGCACCATATAATAGGGCAACCGGGTATGTAAGTACTCCCTTAATGCAACCAGGTTCTCATTTTTAGCAGTATAGTATGCCACCAGCGTTTTTCCTGCATCATTTAGCAAAACATCTACCACTACCTGATCTACCAATCCCGAACCTAATAGACACTTTTCGATTTCACCCAGTTCTATACGGTATCCGCGAATCTTTACCTGCGTATCCCGTCTGCCAGAAAAAATAACATTGCCATCCGACTCCCAGCACCCAATATCACCGGTACGGTATAATCTTCCTTCTCCAAATGGGTTTACTACAAACCGCTCATGGGTCAATTCCGGTTTATTAAGGTATCCAAGTGCGACCCCGGCACCGGCTATGCATATTTCACCCGGAACCCCAACCGGCTGTGGCTGAAGCGTATGATCAAGTATATATACCTGCGTATTGGCAATTGGCTTGCCTATAATATGTGTTCTCCTTATATCTGTAACCGGAAAATAGGTAGCACATACGGTTGTTTCTGTTGGTCCGTATGTATTATACAGGGCAACTTTACCGAGTAAGCGATCCACATAGGAAGGCAATAATTCATCTCCTCCGCTGATAATAACCCGGAGCGTACCAGGGAATTGCAGACGGGTATTTAGTTCATTCAGGATGAGCGGTGTTACACTTAAAACAGTGACGTGTTCTCTCTCAATCATATCACATAGTGATTCAATGTCACGGCCTCCTTGTTCCGACAGCACCAATACTCCCCCTTTGAACAATACAGGAAACAATTCTTCTACCATCGTATCAAAAGCGATAGATGATTGCAGCACTACCCTGTCATCTTTACTAATATTGAAATATGTACAAAAAGCATGTATATAGTTAGTCAGCGAACCGCGCGATACCATGACACCTTTCGGCTGTCCGGTAGACCCCGAAGTATAGAGGATATAAGCCGGTGTATCAGGAGGTACTTTATGGCTGTATGTTGAAGAGGTTATTTCATTTGCGGTAATGATGTCAGGAATGGAACATACCCTTACCTTTCCACCATAAGCATGTACCGTTCCATCCGTAAGCAGCAGCCTAAGATCACTGCTCTCAAACACATAGCGAATCCTGTCT
This window of the Chitinophaga sancti genome carries:
- a CDS encoding non-ribosomal peptide synthetase, whose product is MKQLQILLNELRKLGVQIQLVDGQVKINAPSGTLTSAHLDEIRNNKAEIISYLSEVKKEAYQPIPKVPLMESYALSNSQKRLWVLSQFNGQSVAYNISTLYKMKGLLDVNALSVAFRHLVERHESLRTVFVLRDGEPRQRIQSEQDVNTSLEIHDFRTSPDAESLAMESARDISMKQFDLENGPLFRVVVFRITDSLSVLLCAIHHIISDEWSMQVMVREINQTYNAIVEGRKILLPELTIQYKDYAAWQQQELTGEQFKEHRSYWLSHFEGELPVLDLPTDYKRSAVLKHQGAYSRHSFSLSQSSRFQQLLKEQQATLFMGVISLVNVLLYRYSGQSDVIIGTPVAGREHPDLEEQIGFYVNTLAFRNRIVAEDSFVNVLSQTRQTTMKGFTHQAYPFDLLVDELGLKRDLSRSPVFEIMVVWHSGGQDSTGDIAFNGIEAERIQLGDVVSKFDLTFYFEKQGNELNLNIEYNTDIYSRARIERMATHMQCLLEEILQAPEKAIGHLNYIPEAEQVQLLKVFNETSKAWDLNRQDLVSCFVQQASLHPDETALVSGGKTFSFRELDSLSNQLADRLVGVHGITNNELIGISTARNEYLVIGILGILKSGAGYVPLDPTHPADRLEYIIADSQLRLILTDNTTSSYEGRVAVLNLSEESTLNGYNAAGVAVKIHPEDIAYVIYTSGSTGRPKGVLVPHKGVVNVLCYIKEKLGVSMADRLVAITTYTFDMSVVELLLPLTMGCRLILAGNDVCNMPDQLSALLNSSEATILQATPGMWNLLLQSGWKGRAGLQVISGGEAMTEGLIRQLLHLTGRVWNMYGPTETTIFSTALEVTSTEQSHLIGRPLANTQLYILDGHQQLQPVGVPGELCIAGDGVAAGYLNNDLLTQDRFIAHPYGRGKLYRTGDIASWTVDGEVVFYGRKDNQVKISGYRIELGEIEESLLSSGLLRQAIVTVYNKGTEKSLVAYYTVDKAVSAASVRSWLQTRLPQYMIPAYFMELEQLPLTGNGKIDRKSLPAPEALRQIYRAPETATEQTLARIWEDVLGNGRVGLDDNFFELGGNSLKVIQVNSRILKELSLKLKLEDIFINPLLYQFSDKIEMLLWINNPVTTDLSGDAEEIFL